The following nucleotide sequence is from Roseivirga sp. BDSF3-8.
CTTGCCCCTCTTCATCGATTAAAGTCGAAGATGTAAAGGTGGCTTCATATCTTTGCCCAGGACTTAAACACAATTCAGTATTGGCGCTTTCAACCCATTGTTCATCATCAGGCACATTTGTACCCTTTCGAACTGTTAGGCTTGTTCCTTGCAGTTTTATTGTTTCATCAGAGCGATTAGTAATACTAAATCCTCCATTTACGCCTCGCCCATCCGGGTCAATAAAAATAATCGGATTATTCAGTACATAGTTGTAGGGACTATATCCCACATACTTCTCCGCCAGCGGATCCACCGCATGCCATCTACCCAAATCCGGCGCATAGTACCTCGCACCATAATCATACCAACCCAGGTCAAAGCCTTCCACCAGCTCTTTACCATTATACAGGAACTGGTTCTTAGCCCTACCCTCCCTCACATAGCTCATATTCCCATGGCTAAGGCCGAAGGGATAGTAGCTGTCTGTTTGCACCACTACCGTAGGTGTATGTGTGATCTTCAGGTCATCAAAATACATGTCCTTAGCGGTGGGCTCTTCGTTGGTAACATACACAAACACGAATCCTTCCTGGTCAGTCGTTAAAGATAACGAAAGTGTCTGAGATGTATTGGCTGCCGCCGTAATTCCCTTGAAGCCAGCCGTGATAAAGGTCATCTCCTTATCGAAGTACAGGTAGTTCAGGTACCCTTTAACAGCATCGCCGTTCGGGTTGCCTTGCGGAACGTTTATTTATGACTAGTCATATAGTCTATTTCACAAAACTATTTCCGTAATAATAAAACAGTCTGGTAAAGCTTCCTTAATAAGCTGAACATCTTCATTATTAATACCATTATGAGCTATATTTATCCTTTTAAGGTTTTTTAAATCAGTTATCTCTATTGGTAATCCATTGAGCTTATTTTTCATGAGTTCCAATCTCTCAAGCTGTTTTAAATCACTGATTTCCTTGGGAATATGCGTAATTTCGTTATTACTTAAATTAAGTACTTTCAGGTTTATTAATTCAGTAATTTCCATTGGAAAATCCTTTAGCCCATCACTGGCTAAAACTAATACCTTTACATCAGCTTTGTTTTTAAGAGCTTTTTTGAGATTCGTGTAAACTTTATACTGAGAGTAATCTTCTGAATTGTATTTTTGTACACTACAGCCCATAAATCCAATAAATAATATTAATATAAACAGTTGTTCCAATTTCATCTTTCCTATCTGCTTATTAATCTCTTCAATAAAGTAGGCGTTACATTTGTCATCCTTCTTCTTTTATAGGCTGAATAAAATTGTGAATTTTTATGCCAAGTCTTTAAACCATTTTGATATCCCTCAGCACTACCTTTTCTAAAAGCATTCACTCCAAAACTATTAGCTGATTTACCAGAAGTACTTGTCCGCAGCGATTTCCTCGATTCAGACTGAATTTAACCTACTACTTCTTACACTACAATGTCACCTAAAAATGTCCTTAGCGGTGGGCTCTTCGTTGGTAACATAGACAAACACGAATCCTTCCTGGTCAGCCGTTAAATATAACGAAAGTGTCTGAGATGTATTGGCTTCCGCCGTAATTACGTCGAAGCTAGCCGTGATAAAGGTCATCTCCTTATCGAAGTTTAGGTAGTTCAGGTCCCCTTTCGTTAGATCACCGTTTGGTGAAGAGGTTGGTAACAAAGCAAAGCCATCAAAATCCGCCGGGTTTATTGAGCCCTTCCCACTGGTAGGGATGCCGAATGCCCGCAGGAACATCGCCCCGAAACTCAGAGCCTCATCTACATTCTCCGTACCAGCACCCGTGTATAGGGCTTGTACCTCTAAGTATTAGTTCATGTAAAATGTATCTAATGGCAAAAGTTTGGTAATACTATGTAATAGTGTTTGTTATGGGTTTTTAATTAATTATGTTCCATCAATTCATTCCAATAATTATCGCAATTACAATTAGCCTTTATTGAATCATTGATGCTAAATTTATTTAAAGAAAGGTTTTCGTAATACAATTCCAAACTTTTCTCTTTTTTGCCAAAAGAGCACACTTTCTTCCATTTAGTAATATATAAACTGTCAGAATTTTGGTTGGTTAATTCAACTTCACAAACCCAGCTAAACCTACTCCCTGACATATGCCTAATAATTATGCCACTTGAGGTGTTTTCTATTCCGCTATATTTTGATAATACCCCGCCAATATTCGAAACTAGATTTTTGTAGGTGTTTCTAATTCTATTGCCATTATCCTGTTTTATTATTTCTATCACATATCTATTTAAGCGATCATATTCTGTATGAATGGTGTCTTCTGAATTATCCAAAGGTATAGGCGATGCTACAACTAAAATATCGAGGAGAGCGTCGTTGTTTATATCAACATTGCAACTGTCTAATATTTGAATGTAATTAGGGAAAACCACATCAAAAATTGTGTTGTATGGTTTTTTTTGTAGCTTTCAAAAATTTCATTGTTTATAGCAAAAGTGTCATTACTACTCTTTTTTTCTACATACGAACTCGGTGTGTAGCCGATACTATCCTCAGCTAATTCTGTAGGCTGCGTTTGCTTGTGAGAATCATGACAGCTAAAAATAATCGTCACAAAAACCAAATTGATAATTTTTTTTGTCATTAATGATCAGCAACTGATTGGATGTAATCTATCATGAATAGAATGGACCGATAAGCTTTCATATGGCAATTCTTACTGTTCAACAATGAGGTTAATAAAAATATCCAATAGAACGGTTAATTTTGAAGGATCTCCACCTCCACTAAAGACCCCATCTTTAACTTGGTATCCATACCAATCATTCTTACTTTTTTCCATAAGCTGGTACTCAATACTAAGTGTTTCGTTAACCGTATCTTTCAAATCTATTTCCACAGACCATCCTGGGTTATCTATGGTCTCAATCTTAACGCCATAGTCGTGCTCCCAATCTCCATCACATTGAGATGCAAACCAATTTTGGATAAACAGAATGTTTTTCATGCAAGATTATTTTTTTATTGCCTCTGTGGAAGGGCTTCACTTATTGCTCTCCTTATATTTCCCTTATACAGTTTTATCCCTAAAATCCTTAGTGAGCCTTTTGCTTAAATGATGCGTAAACCACCCTTTCTTTCTTACTCTCAATCGTATCTTTAAGGTAGTAACTTAACTCATTAATGACTGACCTTTAGCAGCAGAATCGACGGGTTGCATCTACATTTTATACCATGACTCTTTGTTTTCGTCAGTTGCTAAGGAGAAATTTCTGTGAATACTGGATCTAATCATTAGCCTTTTGGTTTTTTCAGGTGATATGTAAAAGGTAGTGTCCATGTCGTCTAAAATAAATTTCATCTCACACGAGATTAATCATTTCTTCTTTTGACTGTACAAGTCCTCGGCTAAACCCGGATGTCCTCGCACAACAAGGTAAATCGAAATAACAGCCACAGATTTAAGACTTATTAAATATCTACCAACTACATAAATGCAGTAGGTGGATCAAGATTGAAGCGGTTGATGTATTAATGTTACTATTTCTTATTACTAAAATAGCATGTCAGGTATCGTGAATGCCACCTCAGGTTCGGATTTCACTACCCACATAGAATACAAAACGGTATTTGCCCCTTCATCAAGTAGGGGACCATTAGCCTGATCATCGCTCATAACCATCCATGTGATCATCCGCTTGTATAAGAGATAATAGCTTTACCCGGAAGCTGGAGCGGCACCCGGCCCTGGCTGCCTGTAGCTTTACCCTTATGAGGTTTGCCGGCAGGCTGGTGGCCATGAAAGATACTACAGGCTACTGACCACTGAATGACTTACGGGGCTTATTATCGCAAAGTTTTTATTACTTTCGCGGCTCTACAGGCAGAATTATGACGGAGGAAAAGATGACAAATATAGCCCCATACTCAGACGAAGAAGTACCGCAGGTAATGGAGGCTCTGGCAGGTTCGGAAACGTTCAGGGGCATCTACGAGTACCTCTTTCCAGGTACCAGTGACGAAGACTTCCGGCAAAAACTGAATTCACTCCATACAGTAAAAGACTGGCAGTACAAGATCATTTATCATGCGATAGAGGAGATATTCAGGCGGAGCACCATGGAGGTACACACCACCGGGCTTGACCTGCTTGAGGATGGTGAAAATCATCTCTTTATGAGCAATCACAGGGATATCGTGCTGGATTCGGCTATTCTGAATTATCAACTGGCCAAAGCAGGGCTGGAAACCAGCCGCATTGCCATTGGTGATAACCTGCTGGTCTCTCCCATCGTCACCCATTTGGCTAAGCTGAACAAGAGCTTCCTGGTAAGACGTAATGTGCCTCCAAAAGAAATGTATGCGTACTCCCAGGAGTTGTCTTCTTACATCAGGAGCTCCATAGTAAATGATGGTGAATCGGTGTGGATAGCCCAACGTG
It contains:
- a CDS encoding RHS repeat-associated core domain-containing protein — protein: MTFITAGFKGITAAANTSQTLSLSLTTDQEGFVFVYVTNEEPTAKDMYFDDLKITHTPTVVVQTDSYYPFGLSHGNMSYVREGRAKNQFLYNGKELVEGFDLGWYDYGARYYAPDLGRWHAVDPLAEKYVGYSPYNYVLNNPIIFIDPDGRGVNGGFSITNRSDETIKLQGTSLTVRKGTNVPDDEQWVESANTELCLSPGQRYEATFTSSTLIDEEGQEFTVNFYSGRVVDIENGDIVQENAGIYDVDRIIVEDDQVFELSNGDKSNSKQNVKLGSSFMDAALQNGLDKIGIHYPPDEDDRNEGNVEITNGENGTIKVETTGEFENQPNPKLEKK
- a CDS encoding immunity 53 family protein, giving the protein MKNILFIQNWFASQCDGDWEHDYGVKIETIDNPGWSVEIDLKDTVNETLSIEYQLMEKSKNDWYGYQVKDGVFSGGGDPSKLTVLLDIFINLIVEQ
- a CDS encoding leucine-rich repeat domain-containing protein, producing MKLEQLFILILFIGFMGCSVQKYNSEDYSQYKVYTNLKKALKNKADVKVLVLASDGLKDFPMEITELINLKVLNLSNNEITHIPKEISDLKQLERLELMKNKLNGLPIEITDLKNLKRINIAHNGINNEDVQLIKEALPDCFIITEIVL